The following is a genomic window from Liolophura sinensis isolate JHLJ2023 chromosome 10, CUHK_Ljap_v2, whole genome shotgun sequence.
TGTTGCAATTTTTGTTCTtatatttgatgtacatgtaaccaagtCTTTTATCTTCTCAcaataaagttttaattaacttctttgtacaggtacatgttatatatgtaagAAACTATACCTGGGATTTGGGGCAAAAATGTTACACAAATGCAATCAAATTTTCACGAATATTTTAGAAAAGCCCACATTATTACCTTTCACAGCATATTACCGCCGTATGTGTCCGTGTTAACAGTTACAGTTAACatgtttttgccaaaaatccCTGTGATGCCTCTTTAATGacttcaaagtacatgtacattgccttGTGTGTTTTGcaaataacaataatttttGAAGTTTTCCATTTTGGGTAAAACATAAGGTTTTTTATTCGCTCAATTAAGGTTTTAACACTGTATTAAAATATTAAGTACACCATGCACATAGCATGATTGTCAATGCTTACTAATTTCAATGGCATTTAACTTCATTCATACTCaagatgtacaatgtaaatttacacatgcttacatgcagttacatgtacaatttatacTAGTGCCTTAAGAAcaaaactttacatgtacagttgtaacCAGGttaagtgtacatacatgtacacgtacatgtatttcgacacaggcatgtacatgtatgtcgacacagccatgtacacatacacgtatGTCGACACagccatgtacacatacaagtatgtCGACAcaggcatgcacatgtacatgtatgtcgacacaggcatgtacacatacaagtatgtCGACACagccatgtacacatacaagtatgtCGACAcaggcatgcacatgtacatgtatgtcgacacagccatgtacacatacaagtatgtCGACAcaggcatgcacatgtacatgtatgtcgacacaggcatatacatgtacgtgtatagcAAAAGGCCAATCCAGATCCAGAAGTACACCGGGTGATACAGATTCACATGTATTATGCTTTATTCTACGTGTTACAGCAGGTAGTAACCTTTACGCAACGTTCTCTGTGCTATGATCACGGAACTTTGGGTCACCACAAAGCCTGTTGTATCATTTTTTAAGTTAGCTGTTTGAGCACGTACATTAGCAGCTTGAATATTAATCATGTTTCACCAGTTAGTTGACACTTGGCTCTGCCTCAACAGGcataacatgtatttttatttatttatttatttatttgcttcgtgttttatgccgtactcaagaatatttcacttatacgacagcggccagcattatggtgggaaaaaaccggtcagagcccaggggaaacccacgaccatccgcaggtttctgcctGACCTTCttacgtacgactggagaggaagccagcatgggctggacttcacagcaactgcattggttagagactcctgggtcattacactgtgctagtgcgctaaccaactgagctacagaGGCCCCTGcataacatgtatgtgacaattaTACAAGTTTGTAATTCCAGCataaaaatattcaacaatgccAGGGGAATTGCCATTCATTTAAAACCATAGATTCCATACTTCCTTATACAGTATCAACATTAACATGATTTCCGGTTTTCTCAGACTTCTTGACAATGATTCTGTTGTTTAGTTCTCAGATCTGTGGTAATCTTCCTTGTGGACAAAACTGTGAGACAATAAGCACTTGAAAAAGCTACCCACCTCTGACTGTTGTAAAGAACTTATTTGAATATCTGCGCATGTTTTCAGTGGCTTGCACAAAGATGTGCAAGTGTGCCTGACTTTAATTTCAAGGtaaccatgtacatgttcatgtaggtcTGTTCCTTTTAGGTATATGTAGTACTTaaaccatatacatgcatgcattgcTTATATCAAACAGTCTACTGTACAAATGTCCACATGTACGTCCAGTACAAGAAAATATCAGCGTTCAATTCGGTTTGGAAGACCAGATTTGTTTTAACGTACAAAAACAACTAGACAAGTGTTAATACagatactacatgtaggtacacatgtactgtgggttgaaaatatacattacatgtaaattgaatcaaaatgtataatatttacattaaGAATAAACAGGAGTTCCTAACACAGCTCACTGAATTTATTTTGCCCCTATTTAATGTTAATCAGTCAATACTTATCAACTAATTGTACACAAATGTACCTCAGCCCGGGGTTAGAGCTCAAGTCTTTTTACAAAGTAAGCTTTTACACTACATAATTTAATacttgaaacaaacaaattctgCTAACTGATGCAAAAACATGAGGGAACTGAAAGGCTTGTATCTTAAGTTTCATGGTTGAGTCTTTggttaaaataaaattgtgaCACCAAATTTGTTTAGTACCTCTGATCCCTTTTCCTCATTTTGCCCAACGGTTTGTTTAGAATCACTTGTCACGACAGATTGGTTTCACGGTATAATTTAAGTACCCACTTGCAGCTAGATACCAGTAATCTACACATATACTGCCGTACAGTACCAGAACAATATACAGTAAAAGACCACAGAATGGCAGGGCTCCCACCCATGGATGGGCCCAATATTTTGTGTTTGCTAGTACTCACGGATTATACTCATTTGATTTAAGTACAAATCGTTATGTGGAGATAAATGGATTCTACTTTGGTACATGCACCCCGCATGTATTCATTGACCTGTTTAACACTGAAAAATCAAGTTCTTTCAAGGACTGGAATACCTTTCCACAAAATTCAAGTACCGGAACTTTCAGCGGGAACTCtgacatggagagtaaaatcagagcagtaacaattaattttgtttattggGCAGAAAAATCCTGACTGTACTTTTTTTTGAGGATGGAGCAAAATTGTGTTGGGATCAATGGTCAATCCTTCAAAGGCAGACTGCCGCTTACCGGAGGAATCCATTCAGGCATTAAACTGCAGCTAGAAATATCTAATCACTGATCACTGCTGTCATTCAAAGTAGAGatccaacaacaacagagaAGGCTGCAGATAACCCGTCCAATCAGAACACTAGGTGAACTCCATGGGTGAATGACAACCAATCAGCACACTCCATCACCTCCCATGTAATCCTGTTCATCCAATCATCTCTTCAGGCTGTCAAATGGCATTTTATCAGAGCAGATGGACTTCAATAGAAGTCTTTCAACAAGAATGGAGACAAAACACATTTCACAAGGCACACCATTGGCTATACTGTATACTGGTTTAAATGCAGCATATACAATCCCATAAGCAATGAAGGCCATACACAAATTCTCCTTGGAGGCAAAGAGAACACAGTCTGCAGTAACATGAAGTTACTGCGGATTCCAGAAATGAATTCAGTCAGCGGTCTGCAGGTATATCAGTCATTTAGCCGGAGATATACAGTATGCATACAGGCATGTAGCAGGTAGCACAGATCTCCATTACATGCACAATGGCAGCCACAGATTCCCAGTATCAACCAAACAGCTTAACAAAACATGGGTGGCAGTAGGGCTTGTCATTTTGCTCCTTAAACGTGCCCTTGTTCAGCTGGGTCAAACAGAACGCACAGACGAAATGTTCCGGGTGAAACTTTCTGTACATGGCTGTAATGCAGCGCCCGGTGATGGGCTTGTGGCAGCTGGCACACAGCGACCCCCGCTTAGCGTGGTAGTGAGTTTCACAGTATGGCAAACCCTCGTGGTCGAAGAAACTTCCTCCACCGAACGGCACGTGACATTCCTGGGAAAAGATATGTTTAATATTCAGTATGTACATACttgtattgaatttattttctttacttgattggcgttttacgccgtactcaagtatttcACTAttacgatggcaaccagcattacggtggaggaaacccacgatcatccgcaggttgctggcagaccttcccacgtctgTCTGGAGTAGAAGCccgcataagctggacttgaactcacagcgagatGATTCTGTATCATTGAGCtccactggcatgctaaccacccagtcacagaggcccctacCTGAGTCGCCAGGAGGGTGGACGAATCAGTCTTAGTTTTGTTGTCAAGGTAAATGGTCACAATCCCGAACTTACACGGACTAGTTTCAGTAGTCCAACATTAGACAAATTCTTAACTTTGGTTTTGGTATTCAACATTTCTAATTCACTTGCCTCAATGTGCCTACAAAAGATTCGGTTCTGTCAATTAGTGTATACATCTATTCCTTGAAAATGACACCTGTAGAGCAGTAGTGTGGAAATGCTGAGTACCCAAATTTATGAGATAAATTCAGTTTTCTAGTAGCcaaaacacaagtgaaatatccgtGTACGATCTACACCCTAAAACTGAATGATCAACGGATAAATTAAGTGACGCCTGATCACATGGGGAATCTAACTGATGACTGACCACCTGTGAACTCACCTGGCAGATAAAGCACTCGGGGTGCCACTGTCTGTTTAAAGCGGAGATGTAGTTATTCATTATGGCCCGACTGCAACCTCCACATTTGGGagcaaacatgtcaaaatagTCCCTTCTGTGAAATAGCAAAATACATATCACCTTAATGAAAAATACAGACAAAACTATAACTTAGAGCTTTGTAAGTCAGCAGCAgactaaaacatgtacatttcatacaGTCAAAGCAGCACAATATCCATGCAATTCACACTAACACATGAGTGTCTTAATTTTATACTGCAGGGTGCTTTTCACTCCTTTCCTTGAAataagagttatctcccttcagcTCAAACAGTACTCCAATCAgattatgatacatgtacaaatgtctgaACTGAATCCCTTTGAAGATTAACCTATAGCTaatgatattaaaaatgtattttcaagaCCACATGAGATAGGGTTGTCTATATTTTTACAACAGTACATCTGTCAGTTATCCCAGAACATTGGACGGTAAGAACACGACTGCTGTCATGTATGAAGTCAAAAAAAACCCCTTGAGTACAAGGTAGACTGACCTGCAAAAGGCTTTACCATCCCTCTCATGAAAACCATCCTCCCCAAACGTCTCACCACAGGAGGAACAGAAAAAGTGTTCAGGGTGCCATGTGGTTCCCAGGGCCGTCACACATTTCTgaaacacagatacataatCATCTGAACATGTCTAAGGGATATACCTATATGACTGCTTGAAACACAAGAATTTTGTGTCGcacataaaataaatgagtcctcaaataaataaataagtattcaataagtattatatatacatatatattaaaataaacaaataaacatgtccCCCAACTGCTCCTTTGATCCAGCAGgtacttattacatgtatatgtgtagctAATCATGAACAAAACCAGAAccggccatttttttttttataccttagTCCAATCTCTATCATTTGTTTGGTTTTGctgaaacttgttttttttatcattgtaCAGTTGTAATAGGCAAGTTTCAGTGTTGATAGATTTactgtgctgcctcactgaataGGCTGTaataaaaacaccagacatCTTATCTAGTCAAAATATACTAATGTGATGCCAACCATTACCTTTGCCTATCCCCTAATGCTGAGCACCAACACAGGGAAttaaatgagtgagtgcttagggtttaacgtggtacttaacaatttttccacagtatgatgatgaggagtttttagagtgcatgtaatgtgcctccttgttgcagaacagatctccactgctcttttatctagtgctgcttcgctgagatgtcttaccgaaggcaaataagtcACCCTGCCTGAGCCATAATACTGAtttgggtcaaccagtccttgcactatccccttcatgctgaacaccaagcgaggaagttacaacttcctcttttaaggtcttaggtgtgacccaactcAGGAcagaccctggatctatcgcccCTGAAGCTGACAGCCAAGGAATTAGCTAGATTGCTCATttaaaagtcttaggtatgaccaCACCCAGGAAATAATCCCGTCTCCTGAACACTACATTGGCAGAAGCTCTAACTTCATGTTCACCACAGCAGagttcaatatttatttgattccaAGCTTCTGGCCATATATGCAAAAATTTCTTCTAACCTATCATGCAAGCTAACAACAgccaatccagcttggacctgaccTGCTTTTCAAAGGAGAAAAAAAGGGTTCTCCACCACAAAAACAGACAATGTACGAGTAACTCACGTCTAGGATGGGGCCGTTGCAGTAAGCACATCGTGGGGCAAACAGGTTGTGATAATCCTTCTCACAGTAAGCTTGACCATCTCTCTCGTAAAAGTTCTGCGTGCCCAGTTCCAGCTTACAATGGGCGCACACGAAATGTTCTACATGCCACAACTTCCCCAAGGCCGTTATCACCTGTTAACGAGAGAACCCAGCACAGTCAAAAAAAGTGTCCAAACCACTGCAGAGCAGGTGCGCCTGTTAGTTCTCgaccatgtacatgtcactgaaaaatattcttgagtacggcatcaCACaaccaataaaatcaataaataataaataaataaataaatgtaactgaaATTACATCTCCGTGTATCACTGACTGTTTAACAGCTACATGTGAAAAAGAACACCTTTCATATATCTAATTACAGCCCTTCAAATCATCAGGCTGTATCAAGCTGACTCCTGATAATAATGTATGTCTGGTAGCAGACACATGTaaattcaaaacaacaacaacaacatactcCAGAGCATTGAGAAAGTTCACAGAATTCTGATTGGTAATGGTTTACTGATTTTCCAAATGATGACAGGTTACATGGCttcaatttcatttatttatttatttgactggtgtttcacacaCGGAActcgagaatttttcatttaccctaaatgaccatgaatTTTGTCTATGACTCGCTCATTTTCCCcgattctaagagttctattgattctATAAAGGATTTTTTAGGTTTGCTTGGAATATGtaatgatattctactggaaaaatgcaagtttcaacaccaaaaacaatacttcgtgacatttatttgcctctaaaaatgcacttttgtgggcgaaatttgaggtcaatTAAGGTATATGATGATGGTCAGGGTTATAAGAAGCCTTACCTGTCCGACGACGGGCTTACAGCAGGCAGCACACGTTCCCTTGGTCTTCGTGCTGACCCCCTGACGGTTCATGTCAGATTGGAGATTCCCCAACATCGCATCCAGCTGACTGTTCCCCCGTGATGGGCTCACAGGGCTCGGGGTCTCGTGACCTTTGCCCTTGTGGGGTTTGGCATACGGTGGGTCGGCACCCGCAGACTGGGCCGGGGACATGGAGTGCTGAGTGATCTGAGCCTGGCCACCGCTCTGCATCTGTCAGAAAATAATTTAGAACTATAAATAAGTAATTAGCATTTGGTAATCATGTTCAACTGTCCTTTagataatatttcacttatagtacCTGTACTGCAATAATGGTGATACCACACACgcgtatatgtatttcattcatgtatttatttacgcATAATCACACACACTAGTCTTTTCTGCTATATTTACACAACACATGGGTTCCTCACCTTGAACTGTGAGAGCGAGTCCATGAGTTCATCCAGCTCCTGTGTTGCCGTGGAAGCGCCATGCACCTGTTTCTGTTCGTGAGTCGACACTGTCCTCGTCTCCTCGATGGTCTGGACCGGGTAGTCGTAGGAGTCACGGTTTGTGGGAGCCGCCAGAGGGGGCCGGCTAGAATGGTATGACAACAATATTTGCatgtagaatacatgtaggtaataaaGTATCatcaactgatatacatgtagcatatctatttatttgactgctgttttacgccgtactcaagaatatttttttggtCACCATAAAAGCTAGCTTTTAAAAAAACCctacgcactcactcactcaaattggAAGCGAAATAGATGCTACGGATGAAACTCTCCAAACAATCCTATTTTCTATCAAAACCTTTAATGCCAACATAAAGGCAAGACATTAAAGGCTTCTcacaagaatatatacatatgcaagaATGAGCTCAAATATGACAAATCTGTGATGTTGCAAGATTTGTGCCTTGGGTCCATATTTACTAAAGCTAAATTTAAAATGCTTCACACTCGGAAGTATAAAATTTCTACACTGACTctttttactgcagaacaatacGCCACAATTTAAGTTCTTTCCCGTTGTGAGTTTGGATTTTTAAGCACTTTAAATTTATGACTTTGTTTAACAAATATGAGCCCATCATGTCTTTTCACAGGCACAGTGAATATGACAGAAACAGAGAGGGGTAGTTATATATGTAACTCCATTATCAGGAATTTGGGGCATGATGGGAAGAAAATCATAACAACATCTCAATTCCTGATGTGGCTTGGCACAACATACGCCTGCATAGTAATTCGAGAACATGGCACACGTATCCTTTAACGCTCATGTATGGACTTGATTTTGTTCACATGGTAGGTGAAGGAGGACAGAGAGGCAGACCTACTGGTATGGGAGGGGAAAATGTGAGAAATAGCTGGcagcatttgaaaaaaatggtaaaaactCCAATGAAAAGTCGAATCATAAAATGGATTAAGATCAGCTCTTATGAAGTCTAACGCAAATGTTCTGATATGAAACTCTTACCTGGCAGGAGATGGCACCGAGTTCTCCAACTGATCTAAGAGGTTATCGACCGACGATCGTTTGTTGTCGTATCCTGGAGACTTAGGAGTCTTCACTCCACTGTTGTCTCCCGTACCGTTTACCATTGGCTGGTTTACTGGAAACAAACGAGGGGGCGTGCATTATTACAATGTGCCTTGGCTAACATATTATTAAACCTGGGTATTTTTAGAAACTTCACCGTTAAGCTTTAGCAAAGCAGGTACATAGTAACTGATAAGGCATCAAGCCCAGTAACATCAGAATTCAAATAGCTCATCAAGAATAAAAGTCAAATAGCTCATCAAGAATAAAAGTCAAATAGCTCATTAAGAATAAAAGTCAAAGATCTCCATGCATTTTCATCAGTGATCTTACCCAATGAGAATATAAAGGAATTTCAATCAATAGTTCACTTTAATATGCTTTCTTGACAGTCAAACAGATTTtcaggcctacatatatacatgtatattgcatatactgatcattaaaaaaaaaaaaaattcctccaAATAAAACACTACACGACTTTACACAAAGACACGTCTCAAATTTGATCTGACTGTTTCACCATCCCACTTCCCGCTTTACCGCTCACTGCATACATGCACACGCATTTATTACTGCTGACATACTATTAttgcatatttaacttttgaccaTGGGAACAttttgtacatgggaaggtctgccagcaaacctgcagatggttgttggttttccccgggttctgcccggtttcctcccatcataatcctggtcgttgtcgtataagtgaaataaccttgagcacagcgtaacacaccaatcaaataaataaataaatattcaacttttgacagtGTCCATGTTTATGACACATAACTGCCactttattgtttattgtgAATATGGGAAAGTTTTAGCTATCACAATGGAGAGGATACAATCCAAAAGCTTGCAGATGAAGTAATATTGCTGAACAAAGTCAGAAAGTGTTTTCTCACTCAGCTGTTCTATATCAATACATGTCTACATTAGTACATCAGTACTAATACTTCATGTAAAAATTAGTACACAGCCAAAATGATGTGGTGTAAGAAAGAGCTCCTTTGTTTCAACCATCACAATGGAGGAGACAGTGCTGTCTAAAAgttagaaaatgttttcttggtTTACCTCTCAGGGCCTGGTTGTTGGAGAGCaaattagctacatgtactactggtattaagtcatattacacatttaaaattttagtgaAACATAGCAGCCATTGCAGTATTCCAAagccaaagtataacagcagaagACTTAGTTCTTAAACATTATactgttatgcaattattttatGGCAAAATACAACACTGAATACTTTGCttgaagttaaatctggtacTGAGTCTTAACACCGTTCTGAACAACCAGGCCTAGTACTTCAGTTTCAGTACATTGGTACTGAAGTGTAATACACCTAAGTATTAGTACTCTGCTGACTTGAagtgatgtaaaaaaaacaaaagtccTAACATCCTAAGAATTACAAGTTCTGACTCATTGCCCACTTAAACCCATTGACATCGGAACACGCCAGCCGGCCAATGGCAGCGATCGACTCTCAAGTGTCACACGGATGCGTGCGAGAATCAGGAAGCAAGCTTTCCCGTTAAGTACCTGCATTTCTTCGGTCAACTTCCGCCATGAACTGGGCCGAGTTCAGATCCTGTAGGAGCTGATCCAGCTCTGACAGGTTGTTGCTGAGTGACATGCCTGGTTTGGGCGAGGGCTGCACGTCCCTGCTGCTGTTGCTACTGCTGCTGCCGAAGGATCGGTGGACCGTGACCGGCTCCTCCCGCAGGTTTGGAGTCAGAGGAGAGGCTCGGACGTTCTGTGGCTCGTAGATTGGCTGGAAATGCAGAAATCAGATTGGCTGGGAATGCAGAAGTAAAATTGACAATACAGCTGCATTGACTCTAGTGC
Proteins encoded in this region:
- the LOC135476110 gene encoding leupaxin-like is translated as MEDLDALLADLQSTTAHISNYQQQHKGAPPPASPSQHNPPLQQYSGQRQSYSSARSDSRGSTPPPLPPPPPSDVLDGVGSNHYTEQPIYEPQNVRASPLTPNLREEPVTVHRSFGSSSSNSSRDVQPSPKPGMSLSNNLSELDQLLQDLNSAQFMAEVDRRNAVNQPMVNGTGDNSGVKTPKSPGYDNKRSSVDNLLDQLENSVPSPASRPPLAAPTNRDSYDYPVQTIEETRTVSTHEQKQVHGASTATQELDELMDSLSQFKMQSGGQAQITQHSMSPAQSAGADPPYAKPHKGKGHETPSPVSPSRGNSQLDAMLGNLQSDMNRQGVSTKTKGTCAACCKPVVGQVITALGKLWHVEHFVCAHCKLELGTQNFYERDGQAYCEKDYHNLFAPRCAYCNGPILDKCVTALGTTWHPEHFFCSSCGETFGEDGFHERDGKAFCRRDYFDMFAPKCGGCSRAIMNNYISALNRQWHPECFICQECHVPFGGGSFFDHEGLPYCETHYHAKRGSLCASCHKPITGRCITAMYRKFHPEHFVCAFCLTQLNKGTFKEQNDKPYCHPCFVKLFG